A window of the Arachis duranensis cultivar V14167 chromosome 5, aradu.V14167.gnm2.J7QH, whole genome shotgun sequence genome harbors these coding sequences:
- the LOC107488902 gene encoding LOW QUALITY PROTEIN: uncharacterized protein LOC107488902 (The sequence of the model RefSeq protein was modified relative to this genomic sequence to represent the inferred CDS: inserted 2 bases in 1 codon), which yields MTTRIAPGVGANLLGQHSAERNQDATAYVGNLDPQVPEELLWELFVQAGPVVNVYVPKDRVTNQHQGYGFVEFRSEEDADYAIKVLNMIKLYGKPIRVNKATQDKKSLDVGANLFIGNLDPDVDEKLLYDTFSAFGVIVTNPKIMRDPDTGNSRGFGFISYDSFEASDSAIEAMNGQYLCNRQITVSYAYKKDTKGERHGTPAERVLAASNPTAQKSRPHTRFASAPPTLANVAQANGTVAVPVPPHPFANGVAPPPIPALRPPPPPPQAAAFQPMPGAGQPTWHQQQPGLPPGMPXVWRPQPPPPQQQGGRPMAYPQPSMPPPSYSQMPPPQ from the exons ATGACGACTCGAATAGCGCCTGGTGTTGGCGCCAACTTGCTTGGCCAACACTCTGCCGAGAGGAATCAGGACGCCACCGCCTATGTTGGCAATCTCGACCCCCAAGTTCCCGAGGAGTTGCTCTGGGAGCTTTTCGTTCAGGCTGGCcctgtc GTTAATGTCTATGTTCCCAAGGACAGAGTCACTAACCAACACCAGGGATATGGATTTGTTGAATTCCGTAGTGAAGAAGATGCTGACTAT GCCATCAAGGTGCTTAATATGATTAAACTTTACGGCAAGCCAATTCGTGTAAATAAG gcAACCCAAGATAAAAAGAGCTTGGATGTGGGGGCAAACCTTTTCATTGGCAACCTTGATCCT GATGTAGATGAGAAGCTCTTGTATGATACTTTCAGTGCATTTGGAGTTATTGTTACTAATCCAAAG ATTATGAGAGATCCTGATACCGGAAATTCCCGTGGTTTTGGTTTCATTAGCTATGATTCATTTGAGGCATCTGATTCAGCTATTGAG GCAATGAATGGGCAATATCTTTGCAATCGCCAAATTACAGTGTCATATGCTTACAAAAAAGACACTAAAGGGGAACGGCACGGCACGCCAGCAG AAAGAGTTTTGGCTGCAAGCAATCCTACTGCGCAGAAGAGTAGGCCTCATACGAGATTCGCCAGTGCACCTCCAACACTCGCCAATGTTGCTCAGGCTAATGGTACTGTTGCTGTTCCGGTACCTCCTCACCCCTTTGCTAATGGAGTTGCTCCACCTCCCATTCCTGCCCTccgaccaccaccaccaccccctCAAGCAGCAGCATTTCAGCCTATGCCAGGAGCTGGGCAACCAACATGGCATCAACAACAGCCCGGACTCCCGCCTGGAATGCC TGTTTGGCGACCACAACCACCGCCACCGCAGCAACAGGGTGGACGACCTATGGCATATCCTCAACCCTCAATGCCTCCACCTTCCTATAGCCAGATGCCACCACCTCAATGA
- the LOC107488901 gene encoding probable NAD(P)H dehydrogenase (quinone) FQR1-like 1 — MLAIETESYVLYYSMYGHVEKLAQEIKKGAASVEGVDGFVFGFPRRFGIMPAQFKAFLDSTEGLWRTQQLAGKHAEIFYSTGSQGGGQETTALTAITQLVHHGMIFVPIGYTFGAGIFEMENVKSGSPYGAETYAGDGSRQPSQLELDQAFNQGKYLASITKKLKNEQAL; from the exons ATGCTTGCTATAGAAACTGAAAGCTATGTACT GTACTACTCCATGTATGGACATGTTGAGAAACTAGCACAAGAAATCAAGAAAGGCGCTGCTTCGGTAGAAGGCGTTGATGGTTTTGTCTTTGGCTTCCCTAGAAGATTCGGGATTATGCCTGCTCAATTTAAGGCTTTCCTAGATTCCACCGAAGGTCTATGGAGGACACAACAGCTTGCAGGCAAGCATGCCGAAATCTTCTATAGCACCGGTTCCCAGGGCGGCGGACAAGAGACAACAGC ACTTACTGCTATCACTCAGCTTGTGCATCACGGAATGATATTCGTTCCGATCGGATACACATTTGGTGCCGGCATATTTGAGATGGAGAACGTGAAAAGTGGAAGCCCATACGGGGCCGAAACTTATGCCGGTGATGGCTCAAGGCAGCCATCTCAGCTTGAGTTGGACCAAGCATTCAACCAAGGAAAGTACCTTGCATCCATCACAAAGAAGCTCAAGAATGAACAAGCTCTATAA